A section of the Falco rusticolus isolate bFalRus1 chromosome Z, bFalRus1.pri, whole genome shotgun sequence genome encodes:
- the LOC119141928 gene encoding avidin-like, whose product MGSSALTLVLALALVACVTPAERKCLLSGSWRSDSGCRMVVSVLSKDGSFSGSYLPGPVADNSEILTSPLKGSQQDTGQISQPIFSFTVHWQLQDSDTAQTTVFLGQCYVGTNGEETLHALWLLREAADNPAEDWKATRIGTSVFTRIK is encoded by the exons ATGGGGAGCAGTGCCCTCACCCTGGTCCTTGCCCTGGCCCTGGTGGCGTGTGTCACCCCTGCGGAGAGGAAG TGCCTTCTGTCTGGGTCATGGCGGAGTGACAGTGGCTGCCGGATGGTTGTATCCGTCCTCAGCAAGGATGGCAGCTTCTCTGGTTCCTACTTGCCGGGGCCTGTTGCTGACAACTCCGAAATCCTCACCTCACCACTGAAGGGGTCCCAGCAGGACACAGGGCAGATCTCGCAGCCCATCTTCTCCTTCACTGTGCACTGGCAGCTCCAAG ACtcagatacagcacagacaacCGTCTTCCTGGGCCAGTGCTACGTGGGCACCAACGGGGAGGAGACCCTCCATGCCCTGTGGCTCCTGCGAGAGGCAGCTGACAACCCTGCCGAGGACTGGAAAGCCACCCG GATTGGCACCAGCGTTTTCACCCGGATAAAATAA
- the CREB3 gene encoding cyclic AMP-responsive element-binding protein 3, with the protein MWPEELPLLTDEDLLDFLLKDDGPYAEIPGEEKGLLPGEEKDLLEGCNLLDSELRDKEFDDFVNSLLRTFEDGPDLLQGCSPSSSDSSISEDQHLSHSLDSNLAGISQNLYTAHNDHNYSFHQDWSMPESVMSDIAERDVSIDLGTQRGLTGRRRARKRKSSFPTAVAVGAGQQPGCGVITQSDFPELVLTVEESQLLKKEGVSLPLRLPLTKAEEQVLKKVRRKIRNKQLARDSRHRRKIYIDVLERRVAAHTAQKKELERKVEVLQKENMSLLEQLQKLQALVAMSTTKSTIRRTCTMVIILSCLIISPNICWIQSRDPELKLRVLSQKIEQFPNEVETVVCEDAMLEDFSPEPEDPLLSGSLSQSREEGYYPPSTDPACSCSSSTFSDPPAAAGFELGFLHQLQEPDFQCDPSQAAVLAVLKGKRQERVEYAAGIVVV; encoded by the exons ATGTGGCCAGAGGAACTGCCTCTCCTGACAGATGAGGATCTGCTTGACTTCCTCCTGAAAGATGATGGTCCCTACGCTGAAATCCCAGGGGAGGAGAAAGGTctcctgcctggggaggagaaagatCTCCTGGAAGGCTGTAACCTGCTAGACTCTGAG cttcgGGACAAGGAATTTGATGACTTTGTCAACTCCCTGCTGAGGACCTTCGAGGATGGACCAGACTTGCTGCAGGGTTGTTCACCtagcagcagtgacagcagcatttctgaagatCAGCATCTGTCCCATAGCCTTGACAGCAATTTGGCCGGCATTTCTCAGAACTTGTACACTGCGCACAATGATCACAACTATTCCTTCCATCAGGACTGGTCTATGCCGGAAAGCGTGATGTCTGACATAGCAGAAAGAGATGTTTCCATTGACCTTG GGACACAGAGGGGTTTGACGGGCAGAAGGCGGGCACGGAAACGGAAGTCCAGTTTCCccactgctgttgctgtaggtgccgGACAGCAGCCTGGATGTGGAGTCATCACGCAG tcTGACTTCCCAGAGCTGGTCCTGACAGTGGAGGAGAGTCAGCTACTGAAGAAAGAAGGTGTTTCATTACCACTCCGTCTGCCCCTGACTAAA GCTGAAGAGCAGGTTCTGAAGAAAGTGCGTCGGAAGATCCGGAACAAGCAGTTAGCCCGGGATAGTCGTCACAGAAGGAAGATCTACATAGATGTCCTGGAACGGAG GGTGGCAGCCCACACAGCTCAGaagaaggagctggagaggaAGGTGGAGGTGCTGCAGAAGGAGAACAT GTCACTGCTCGAGCAGTTGCAGAAACTGCAGGCCTTGGTCGCAATGTCTACCACCAAAAGTACCATCAGAAGAACCTGCACCATG GTCATCATTTTGTCTTGCCTTATTATCTCCCCTAACATCTGCTGGATTCAAAGCAGAGACCCAGAGCTGAAGCTCAGAG TGCTGTCCCAGAAGATCGAGCAGTTCCCAAACGAGGTAGAAACTGTTGTGTGTGAGGATGCTATGCTGGAGGATTTCAGCCCGGAGCCCGAGGACCCCTTGCTATCTGGCAGCCTCAGTCAATCACGAGAAGAAGGGTATTACCcacccagcactgaccctgcatgttcatgcagcagcagcacattttctgatcctccagcagcagcaggctttgAGCTGGGCTTTCTCCACCAGCTTCAGGAGCCGGACTTCCAGTGCGACCCTTCGCAGGCAGCGGTGCTGGCGGTGTTAAAAGGCAAGAGGCAGGAACGGGTGGAATATGCTGCTGGAATTGTCGTTGTTTAG